In the genome of Paludisphaera rhizosphaerae, one region contains:
- a CDS encoding Tex-like N-terminal domain-containing protein has protein sequence MDNPIQVDLGRIAQDLQIRRVQVESVVQLLDEGNTVPFITRYRKERTGNLNEVVIREIQVRVQRLRDLAERKETILKAIEKQGKLTPELEAAIRSAENLKRLEDLYLPFKAKKRTKASEAREKGLEPLAARIWNRDETLTDLHAAAAEFVDAEKGLESSEKVLEGVRYILAEAVSEMAAVREAVRRAVWKTGKLVTTKGEVPEGQGLEYRDYFDYSEPVSQVPPHRVLAINRGDKEGPLKVKLEVSRPDLEAAFFGQLPLEGHPQAESFRAAAVDALERLILPSMEREVRHDLTETAEKHAVDVFARNLRSLLLQPPIPKQVVLAIDPGLRSGCKLAVLDPNGNLLEQGIVYPHAPQGRRSEAKVAIKDLVGKYHVNVVAIGNGTACRETEELVAEIIAEGHEFSTNPEARAAAEAAAAAAAASASTAIAEPPVDASETEEVAESDEAVEPSAVEPAEVVPETTAPEPVAPEPVAVVEHSAHPVAEAEPGPYVVPDGPEEDDDAPAVPSEEDLPPISGGAPESTTPDTEPGEAVQNGSDGAQAQPAAAETPVETPAAEAQVVVETPVEHQAVPVPAAEGGESPTPPIKREGGQSRRSKGRGSRNRNTPPPPQAPPAPHEADALVAQLAYVIVNEAGASVYSASPIGREELPEFDATLRSAISIGRRLQDPLSELVKIEPQNIGVGLYQHDVSPKQLKDSLDAVIASCVNFVGVDLNTASVPLLRYVSGLNQLTARRIADRRKEKGPFTNRDELIEVEGVGPATFTQAAGFLKIGDGPHPLDRTWIHPESYVAAAKLLEKYEYAPDVVRDKEKLPELRAKLAEVDVPALAKELEVGEPTLKDIIEALGRPERDPRDDLPKPIFKKGILKLEDLTAGMELKGTVLNVVDFGAFVDIGLKDSGLVHISQLANRFIKSPHDVVSVGDVVTVWVMSVDQDRKRVSLTMVKPGTERHRGGGGPGGGGGRREGQPQGQGQGQEGQGRRGRGPRPGPSSLTNPPVGAAPIDARPEGGEREPAPRRFGGGPGQGQGQGRPGGGPGGFRGGPGQGRGGPRGAGGGFGREGGRFGGPRSEPRPDYTPPRPSKPAPPPPPLSKDALTGNVPLRTFGQLKQLWQAREDDVPKPEGSDAPPASDAPKPESESQ, from the coding sequence ATGGACAACCCGATTCAGGTCGACCTGGGCCGAATCGCGCAAGACCTGCAGATCCGGCGCGTCCAGGTGGAGAGCGTCGTCCAGTTGCTGGACGAGGGCAACACCGTCCCCTTCATCACGCGCTACCGGAAAGAGCGGACCGGCAACCTCAATGAGGTCGTGATCCGCGAGATTCAGGTTCGGGTGCAGCGGCTGCGCGACCTCGCCGAACGCAAGGAGACGATTCTCAAGGCGATCGAGAAACAGGGCAAGCTCACGCCCGAGCTGGAAGCCGCCATCCGATCGGCCGAGAATCTGAAGCGCCTGGAAGACCTGTACCTCCCCTTCAAGGCCAAGAAGCGGACCAAGGCGTCCGAGGCCCGCGAGAAGGGGCTCGAACCGCTGGCCGCTCGGATCTGGAACCGAGACGAGACTCTCACCGACCTGCACGCCGCCGCCGCCGAGTTCGTCGACGCCGAGAAGGGGTTGGAGTCCTCCGAGAAGGTTCTTGAAGGCGTCCGCTACATCCTGGCCGAGGCCGTCAGCGAGATGGCCGCCGTTCGCGAGGCCGTCCGACGGGCCGTCTGGAAGACCGGCAAGCTCGTCACGACCAAGGGGGAAGTCCCCGAGGGCCAGGGCCTGGAATACCGCGACTACTTCGACTACAGCGAGCCTGTTTCTCAGGTTCCTCCCCACCGCGTTCTGGCGATCAATCGCGGGGACAAGGAAGGGCCGCTCAAGGTCAAGCTGGAAGTCTCCCGCCCCGACCTGGAGGCCGCCTTCTTCGGTCAGCTTCCGCTTGAGGGCCACCCTCAGGCCGAGAGCTTCCGCGCCGCCGCCGTCGACGCCCTGGAACGGCTCATCCTGCCGAGTATGGAGCGTGAGGTCCGTCACGACCTGACCGAGACGGCCGAGAAGCACGCCGTCGACGTCTTCGCCCGGAACCTCCGCAGCCTGCTCCTCCAGCCGCCGATCCCGAAGCAGGTGGTGCTGGCCATCGATCCGGGCCTCCGCTCCGGCTGCAAATTGGCGGTTCTCGACCCCAACGGCAACCTTCTGGAGCAAGGGATCGTCTATCCCCACGCCCCCCAGGGCCGGCGGTCGGAAGCCAAGGTGGCCATCAAGGATCTCGTCGGCAAATACCACGTGAACGTCGTCGCCATCGGCAACGGCACCGCCTGCCGCGAGACCGAGGAGCTGGTGGCCGAGATCATCGCCGAGGGCCACGAGTTCAGCACCAATCCGGAGGCTCGCGCCGCAGCCGAAGCCGCCGCGGCCGCAGCAGCGGCCTCGGCGTCCACTGCCATCGCTGAGCCCCCGGTCGACGCCTCCGAGACCGAAGAGGTCGCGGAATCAGACGAGGCCGTCGAGCCGTCGGCCGTCGAGCCAGCCGAAGTCGTCCCCGAAACGACGGCTCCCGAGCCGGTCGCGCCCGAGCCGGTCGCCGTCGTCGAACACTCCGCCCATCCTGTCGCCGAAGCCGAACCCGGCCCCTACGTCGTCCCCGACGGTCCCGAAGAGGACGACGACGCTCCGGCCGTGCCCAGCGAAGAGGACTTGCCGCCGATCTCGGGCGGCGCCCCCGAATCGACCACTCCCGACACCGAGCCGGGCGAGGCCGTCCAGAACGGTTCAGACGGCGCTCAGGCACAGCCCGCGGCCGCTGAGACGCCGGTCGAGACGCCCGCCGCTGAGGCCCAGGTCGTCGTTGAGACTCCCGTCGAGCATCAGGCCGTTCCTGTCCCGGCCGCCGAGGGGGGAGAGTCGCCGACGCCTCCTATCAAGCGCGAAGGCGGCCAGAGCCGTCGCTCCAAGGGACGCGGCTCGCGGAACCGCAATACCCCGCCCCCGCCGCAGGCCCCGCCGGCTCCCCACGAGGCCGACGCCCTGGTGGCTCAACTGGCCTACGTGATCGTCAACGAGGCCGGAGCCAGCGTCTACTCGGCCAGCCCGATCGGCCGCGAGGAACTCCCTGAGTTCGACGCCACGCTCCGGAGCGCCATCTCGATCGGGCGGCGGCTTCAGGATCCGCTCTCCGAGCTGGTCAAGATCGAGCCGCAGAACATCGGCGTCGGTCTCTACCAGCACGACGTCAGCCCGAAGCAGCTGAAGGACTCGCTCGACGCGGTCATCGCCAGTTGCGTCAACTTCGTGGGCGTCGACCTGAACACGGCGAGCGTCCCCCTGCTCCGCTACGTTTCGGGTCTCAACCAGCTCACCGCCCGCCGGATCGCCGATCGTCGCAAAGAGAAGGGCCCGTTCACCAACCGGGATGAGTTGATCGAGGTCGAGGGAGTCGGCCCGGCGACCTTCACCCAGGCCGCCGGCTTCCTCAAGATCGGCGACGGTCCGCACCCGCTCGACCGAACCTGGATCCACCCCGAGAGCTACGTGGCCGCCGCCAAGCTCCTGGAGAAGTACGAGTACGCCCCGGACGTCGTCCGCGACAAGGAGAAGCTTCCCGAGCTTCGCGCCAAGCTCGCCGAGGTCGACGTCCCCGCGCTGGCCAAGGAACTGGAGGTCGGCGAGCCGACCCTCAAGGACATCATCGAGGCCCTCGGCCGCCCCGAACGCGATCCTCGCGACGACCTCCCCAAGCCGATCTTCAAGAAGGGGATCCTCAAGCTGGAGGATCTCACGGCGGGGATGGAGTTGAAGGGAACGGTCCTGAACGTCGTCGACTTCGGCGCGTTCGTGGACATCGGCCTGAAGGACTCCGGGCTGGTTCACATCAGCCAGCTCGCCAACCGCTTCATCAAGAGCCCGCACGACGTGGTGAGCGTCGGCGACGTCGTGACCGTCTGGGTCATGTCGGTCGACCAGGACCGCAAGCGGGTCTCGCTGACGATGGTCAAGCCGGGCACCGAACGCCACCGAGGCGGCGGCGGCCCCGGAGGCGGCGGCGGTCGTCGCGAAGGTCAACCGCAGGGCCAGGGGCAAGGGCAGGAAGGCCAGGGCCGTCGCGGCCGCGGCCCCCGTCCAGGCCCGTCGAGCCTCACCAATCCGCCCGTCGGCGCGGCGCCAATCGACGCCCGTCCCGAAGGGGGCGAGCGCGAGCCGGCTCCGCGACGGTTCGGCGGCGGTCCCGGCCAGGGTCAGGGCCAGGGACGTCCCGGCGGCGGTCCGGGTGGATTCCGCGGAGGCCCCGGACAGGGTCGCGGCGGTCCCAGGGGAGCGGGCGGAGGGTTCGGCCGCGAAGGGGGTCGATTCGGCGGGCCACGGTCTGAGCCGCGGCCCGACTACACGCCTCCGCGGCCTTCCAAGCCCGCCCCGCCTCCGCCCCCGCTCTCCAAGGACGCCCTCACGGGGAACGTTCCCCTCCGCACCTTCGGCCAGCTCAAGCAACTCTGGCAAGCCCGCGAGGATGACGTTCCCAAGCCCGAAGGGTCGGACGCCCCTCCCGCGTCGGACGCGCCGAAGCCGGAGTCGGAGAGTCAGTAA
- a CDS encoding ABC transporter ATP-binding protein yields MIDVVDVWKSYKSGTRTVDALRGVSCHIEKGRFAFIVGPSGSGKSTLLYTLGAVDRPTKGSIVVEGSDLTTMSEPEQNDYRREKVGFIFQSFNLISNLSAIENVLIPFMPRGVTPEQRAKAVDLLTRVGLGDRLDHRPYQLSGGEQQRVAIARALVKDPILVLADEPTGELDSRTGDEIYRILRALQESLQTTLVVVTHDRRFITPADLVLEIQDGVLADDVDEVQGLASGVGAASHPTP; encoded by the coding sequence ATGATCGACGTGGTGGACGTCTGGAAGTCGTACAAGAGCGGGACGCGGACTGTGGACGCGCTCCGCGGCGTGTCCTGCCATATCGAGAAGGGCCGCTTCGCGTTCATCGTCGGCCCCAGCGGCTCAGGCAAGAGCACCCTGCTCTACACCCTGGGCGCCGTCGACAGGCCGACCAAGGGGAGCATCGTCGTCGAGGGGAGCGACCTGACGACGATGTCCGAACCCGAGCAGAACGACTACCGCCGCGAGAAGGTCGGCTTCATCTTCCAGTCGTTCAACCTGATCAGCAACCTCTCGGCGATCGAGAACGTCCTGATCCCGTTCATGCCTCGCGGCGTCACGCCTGAGCAGCGAGCGAAAGCCGTCGACCTGCTGACCCGCGTCGGCCTGGGCGACCGCCTGGACCACCGCCCTTACCAACTCTCCGGCGGCGAGCAGCAACGCGTGGCCATCGCCCGGGCGCTGGTGAAAGACCCGATCCTCGTCCTCGCCGACGAGCCCACCGGCGAACTCGACAGCAGGACCGGCGACGAGATCTACCGGATCCTCCGCGCCCTCCAGGAATCGTTGCAGACCACCCTGGTCGTCGTCACCCACGACCGTCGCTTCATCACCCCGGCCGACCTCGTCCTGGAGATCCAGGACGGCGTCCTCGCCGACGACGTCGATGAAGTTCAGGGGCTGGCTTCGGGCGTGGGGGCGGCGTCGCATCCCACGCCCTAG
- a CDS encoding ABC transporter permease, with protein MGKFAWRNLLTRPMRTILALIGLSIPILGVLGLFSLSDGLRNMVSDTLSQIEGVIVLRQNTPTPVASTLSTEVVDKIRTIPGVRNVAPEAWGIAPDVEGQSMLMRSVGNMMSKGSKSIFDQPVISGQDIPAHKNLKSAVFPKSVKERGEGRFLDEGDMGKPNVVISRKIARDFPKQNGEPRKVGDHIEVGGQDCTIIGLYDTGSMLLDVVIVMDIGMARKLLKMPKETVSSIYVEADTPPGYEAVCKAIETAEPGVSARSMNEVQANFGMLMGHIDRLLMLVVSLALLVGIVGIVNTMLMSTTERFVEFGVLRTNGWSQGNVLGLVTLESAFLGLMAGVLGCVLAWLGTTVANQFLDGGIHLGVSPRSLLIGLGLSIATGVLGGLYPAWRAARMVPMEAIRLGSH; from the coding sequence ATGGGTAAATTCGCCTGGCGCAACCTGCTGACACGTCCCATGCGGACGATCCTGGCCCTGATCGGTCTCTCGATCCCGATTCTGGGCGTCCTGGGCCTCTTCAGCCTCTCGGACGGCCTGAGGAACATGGTCAGCGACACCCTCAGCCAGATCGAGGGGGTCATCGTCCTCCGGCAGAACACGCCGACACCCGTCGCCAGCACCCTCTCGACCGAGGTCGTCGACAAGATCCGGACCATCCCGGGCGTCCGCAACGTGGCGCCCGAGGCCTGGGGCATCGCTCCTGACGTCGAGGGGCAGTCGATGCTCATGAGGAGCGTCGGCAACATGATGTCCAAGGGGTCGAAGTCGATCTTCGACCAGCCGGTCATCTCGGGACAGGACATCCCCGCCCACAAGAATCTCAAGAGCGCCGTGTTCCCGAAGTCGGTCAAGGAACGGGGCGAAGGCCGGTTCCTCGACGAAGGGGACATGGGCAAGCCGAACGTCGTCATCAGCCGGAAGATCGCCAGGGACTTCCCGAAACAGAACGGCGAGCCCAGGAAGGTCGGCGACCACATCGAGGTCGGCGGCCAGGACTGCACGATCATCGGCCTGTACGACACCGGCTCGATGCTCCTGGACGTGGTCATCGTCATGGACATCGGCATGGCCCGGAAGCTCCTGAAGATGCCCAAGGAGACGGTCTCCAGCATCTACGTCGAGGCCGACACCCCTCCCGGCTACGAGGCCGTCTGCAAGGCCATCGAGACGGCCGAGCCCGGCGTCAGCGCCCGGAGCATGAACGAGGTGCAAGCGAACTTCGGCATGCTGATGGGACACATCGATCGGCTCCTGATGCTCGTCGTCAGCCTGGCGCTGCTGGTCGGGATCGTGGGGATCGTCAACACCATGCTCATGAGCACCACGGAGCGGTTCGTGGAGTTCGGCGTGCTGCGGACCAACGGCTGGTCGCAGGGGAACGTCCTGGGTCTGGTCACGCTGGAGAGCGCCTTCCTGGGGCTGATGGCCGGAGTCCTGGGCTGCGTGCTGGCCTGGCTGGGGACGACAGTCGCTAACCAGTTCCTCGACGGCGGCATCCACCTGGGCGTCTCGCCCAGGTCGCTGCTGATCGGCCTGGGTCTATCGATCGCCACGGGGGTCCTGGGCGGCCTCTACCCGGCCTGGCGTGCGGCGCGAATGGTCCCGATGGAGGCCATCCGGCTGGGCTCGCACTGA
- the fabF gene encoding beta-ketoacyl-ACP synthase II: MGETRRVVITGMGVVTSLGETLDSFWEALCAGRSGVGPITLFDTTEFKVHFGGQVRDWDGPARFGVKEARHLDRFAQFALAASESAVADSGIDFSKLPPENCGVLIGSGIGGLNEFEAQHTVMMQKGPSRISPFTIPKLMVNAGSGQVSIRWGLRGPISAIATACASASNAIGDATNLIRCGDADVMITGGSETAITHMGLGGFASMRALSVRNDDPQRASRPFDKDRDGFVIGEGAGVLILEAEEIARARGARIYAEVLGYGTAGDGYHITAPDEQGRGAARAMKRCLADARIPLDAVDYINAHGTSTPLGDLAETVAMKTVFGPHAERLQISSTKSQLGHLLGASGGVELIASTLAIARGVLPPTINLDEPGEGCDLDYIPNVAREAKVDHVMSNSFGFGGHNASLLIGRYQPSK; encoded by the coding sequence ATGGGAGAGACGCGACGCGTCGTCATCACCGGCATGGGGGTGGTCACGTCGCTGGGTGAGACTCTGGACTCGTTCTGGGAGGCGCTCTGCGCCGGACGGAGCGGCGTCGGACCGATCACCCTGTTCGACACCACGGAGTTCAAGGTCCATTTCGGCGGCCAGGTCCGCGACTGGGACGGCCCGGCGCGGTTCGGCGTGAAGGAAGCGAGGCACCTCGACCGCTTCGCTCAGTTCGCGCTGGCGGCTTCCGAATCGGCTGTGGCCGACTCCGGAATCGACTTTTCCAAGCTCCCGCCCGAAAACTGCGGCGTGCTGATCGGCTCCGGCATCGGCGGCCTCAATGAGTTCGAGGCCCAGCACACCGTCATGATGCAGAAGGGGCCCTCGCGGATCAGCCCCTTCACCATCCCCAAGCTGATGGTCAACGCCGGCAGCGGCCAGGTCTCCATCCGCTGGGGACTTCGCGGGCCGATCTCGGCCATCGCCACCGCCTGCGCGTCCGCCTCCAACGCCATCGGCGACGCCACGAACCTGATCCGGTGCGGTGACGCCGACGTGATGATCACCGGCGGCAGCGAGACCGCCATCACTCACATGGGCCTGGGCGGATTCGCCTCGATGCGCGCCCTCTCGGTGCGCAACGACGACCCCCAGCGAGCCAGCCGCCCCTTCGACAAGGACCGCGACGGCTTCGTCATCGGCGAGGGCGCCGGCGTCCTGATCCTGGAAGCCGAGGAGATCGCCAGGGCCCGCGGCGCTCGGATCTACGCCGAGGTGCTGGGCTACGGCACCGCCGGCGACGGCTACCACATCACGGCTCCCGACGAACAGGGCCGCGGCGCCGCCCGCGCCATGAAGCGCTGCCTGGCCGACGCCCGCATCCCCCTCGACGCGGTTGACTACATCAACGCCCACGGCACCAGCACCCCGCTGGGCGACCTGGCCGAGACCGTCGCCATGAAGACGGTTTTCGGCCCCCACGCCGAGCGGCTCCAGATCTCCAGCACCAAGAGCCAACTCGGCCACCTGCTGGGAGCCTCGGGAGGCGTCGAGCTGATCGCCTCCACCCTGGCGATCGCTCGCGGCGTTCTCCCCCCCACCATCAACCTCGACGAGCCCGGCGAGGGCTGCGACCTGGACTACATCCCCAACGTCGCCCGCGAGGCCAAGGTGGACCATGTGATGTCCAACAGCTTCGGCTTCGGCGGCCACAACGCCAGCCTGCTCATCGGCCGCTACCAGCCGTCGAAGTAA
- a CDS encoding Calx-beta domain-containing protein, protein MWRLHSRGVGRRTTRLRIEDVELERRQLLAAYYTPSASPFRVNQVVDFDQGKSTSAVSPNGVTTIVWLDGGQDGSGTGIYARRIGPNGTPIGNQFRVNTRTAGDQNAPAIGSDAQGNLVVIWREEQQFPGLDPFYIQRYDASGNAIGGNVSLGVLDVVADQPFGFQVLSDGGFVVLANNVYDLSGVPHHALLHFDAANSLTAEIDLGALVSDGWQFSSYYTTPAISTSGDDLVLAWTEERWHLTSQQEWHIDGQAWMRRIDLSGQSVGDDVLIGSVIDSSDQIRATQFGSQLTALSDGGFLLTWNEQAGSILARMGRRYNASGEAVGPDLDLGSGVASAQATSDGGMLVVTVQAVAFGDDVASYRLFDASGTQVRGPVVMTDATAYYMDDPALTLTPEGGFLFSWSGRQDLAMSEEIFAQAFGQAAVIGFTSDYADVNEGDGLAKLVVTRQGDLSHTASVQYATSDESYGVTARAGLDYKPISGVLTFAPGQASAVITIPIVLDSLTEPTESFFVALWNAAGAVLSDPAVEHVHILDDPSGTNVTRLQSLYLDRGDQGLWGWTPDQGLVQLNHWKPEKTVTSNSGRIFVDFGGRGLWTWAGGTGGYTLVSAANPENLLAAPDGSLYIDFGRFGLWRWNSGSLQLINAADPEGFAATADGTLYIDFGRFGLWRRDGAGLVRINAADPEGLAATPDGVLYVDFGRFGFWRRDGSGLRLVNAANPESILAAADGSAFVDFGRFGLWRWMNGFAQINGADPQSMAFAGGSLYADFGTFGLWSWKGGAMNKISAADAEQILGARDGSLYLDLGVSGVWRRRLDGTLELIAAVDPKQLIA, encoded by the coding sequence ATGTGGCGGTTACACTCGCGCGGCGTTGGCCGACGCACGACGCGCCTTCGTATCGAAGACGTCGAGCTCGAACGACGCCAACTCCTCGCCGCCTACTACACGCCGAGCGCCTCGCCTTTCCGCGTGAATCAGGTGGTCGACTTCGATCAGGGGAAATCAACCTCGGCCGTGTCGCCCAACGGGGTCACGACGATCGTCTGGCTCGACGGGGGACAGGATGGGTCCGGGACGGGGATCTACGCCCGCCGGATCGGTCCCAACGGAACGCCGATCGGCAACCAGTTTCGCGTCAACACCCGGACCGCCGGCGACCAGAATGCACCGGCGATCGGCTCGGACGCCCAGGGCAACCTCGTCGTGATCTGGCGAGAGGAACAGCAGTTCCCGGGGCTAGATCCGTTCTACATCCAACGATACGACGCCTCGGGAAACGCGATCGGGGGCAACGTCTCGTTGGGAGTTCTCGATGTCGTCGCGGATCAGCCCTTCGGTTTCCAGGTGCTGTCGGACGGCGGTTTCGTCGTGTTGGCCAACAACGTCTACGACCTCTCGGGCGTCCCGCATCACGCGCTGTTGCACTTCGACGCCGCCAACTCCCTGACGGCGGAGATCGATCTGGGGGCGTTGGTTTCGGATGGGTGGCAATTCAGCTCGTACTATACAACGCCCGCGATTTCGACATCGGGTGACGATCTGGTGCTGGCCTGGACGGAGGAACGATGGCACCTGACCTCTCAACAGGAATGGCATATCGACGGACAGGCATGGATGAGACGGATCGATCTCTCGGGTCAGTCGGTAGGGGACGATGTCTTGATTGGATCGGTCATCGATTCGAGCGATCAGATCCGGGCGACCCAATTCGGCTCGCAATTGACGGCTCTGTCGGACGGTGGATTTCTTCTGACCTGGAACGAGCAGGCCGGATCGATCCTTGCCAGGATGGGTCGCCGATACAATGCGTCGGGTGAAGCCGTGGGCCCGGACCTGGACCTCGGCTCGGGCGTGGCGTCGGCCCAGGCGACTTCCGACGGCGGTATGCTGGTCGTGACCGTTCAGGCCGTCGCGTTCGGCGACGACGTCGCCTCGTACCGGCTGTTCGACGCATCCGGAACGCAGGTCCGCGGGCCGGTCGTCATGACCGACGCCACTGCCTATTACATGGACGACCCCGCGCTGACGTTGACGCCCGAGGGAGGGTTCCTCTTCTCCTGGAGTGGACGCCAGGATCTTGCGATGTCGGAGGAGATCTTCGCCCAGGCCTTTGGGCAGGCGGCGGTCATCGGCTTCACGTCGGACTACGCCGATGTTAACGAGGGAGACGGCCTGGCGAAGCTTGTCGTGACCCGTCAGGGCGATCTCTCGCACACCGCGAGCGTCCAGTACGCCACCAGCGATGAGAGTTATGGCGTTACGGCCAGGGCCGGGTTGGACTACAAGCCCATCTCGGGCGTCTTGACGTTTGCCCCGGGGCAGGCCTCCGCGGTCATCACGATACCAATTGTGCTGGATAGTCTGACCGAGCCGACCGAGTCGTTTTTCGTGGCCCTCTGGAACGCTGCTGGGGCTGTCCTCAGCGATCCAGCGGTCGAACACGTTCACATCCTCGACGATCCGTCCGGCACGAACGTCACAAGGCTGCAGTCCCTCTATCTCGACAGGGGAGACCAGGGCCTGTGGGGTTGGACCCCGGATCAGGGGCTGGTTCAGCTCAATCACTGGAAGCCAGAGAAAACCGTAACTTCGAACTCCGGCCGCATCTTCGTCGATTTCGGCGGCCGCGGCCTCTGGACGTGGGCCGGTGGGACCGGTGGGTATACTCTGGTGAGCGCCGCGAACCCTGAGAATCTCCTCGCCGCCCCTGATGGCTCGCTTTATATCGACTTCGGTCGATTCGGCCTGTGGCGATGGAATTCCGGGAGTCTCCAACTGATCAACGCCGCCGATCCGGAGGGCTTTGCGGCGACAGCCGACGGAACGCTCTACATCGACTTTGGTCGATTCGGTTTGTGGCGTCGAGATGGAGCCGGGCTCGTCCGAATCAATGCGGCCGATCCCGAGGGGCTGGCTGCGACTCCCGACGGCGTGCTGTACGTCGACTTCGGCCGTTTCGGTTTCTGGCGACGGGATGGAAGCGGCCTGCGGCTGGTCAATGCCGCGAACCCCGAGTCGATCCTCGCCGCTGCCGACGGTTCGGCGTTCGTCGATTTCGGTCGGTTCGGCCTGTGGCGATGGATGAACGGCTTCGCTCAAATCAACGGTGCCGATCCGCAGTCGATGGCCTTCGCCGGTGGATCGCTCTACGCCGACTTCGGAACGTTCGGTCTATGGAGTTGGAAGGGGGGCGCGATGAACAAGATCAGCGCCGCCGATGCCGAGCAGATCTTGGGAGCACGAGATGGATCGCTCTATCTCGATCTCGGCGTCTCTGGCGTTTGGCGCCGGCGACTTGACGGGACGCTGGAATTGATCGCGGCGGTCGATCCCAAACAGCTCATCGCCTGA
- the acpP gene encoding acyl carrier protein has translation MSVEERVIEIVSEQMGVSKEQVSKETSFVNDLGADSLDTVELVMEFEEEFDITIPDDEAEKIQTVGQAIDYIEQHAHAK, from the coding sequence GTGTCCGTGGAAGAGCGCGTGATCGAGATCGTCAGCGAGCAGATGGGCGTGTCGAAGGAACAGGTCAGCAAGGAGACGTCGTTCGTCAACGACCTCGGCGCCGACTCGCTCGACACCGTCGAGCTCGTCATGGAGTTCGAGGAAGAGTTCGACATCACCATCCCCGATGACGAGGCCGAGAAGATCCAGACGGTCGGCCAGGCCATCGACTACATCGAGCAGCACGCGCACGCCAAGTGA
- a CDS encoding NAD(P)H-quinone oxidoreductase, producing MKAVVIKGKGGPEVLEIADVPRPEPRGESVLVRVHAAALNRADLLQARGVYPAPPGVPADIPGLEFAGVVEALGPDVHEPIQVGDRVFGIVAGGAQAEYLTTHPRTLAKIPDALDFEAAGAVPEAFMTAHDALTTLGGLASGESVLIHAAGSGVGTAAVQIAHAMGCTVLGTSRTADKLDRAKDLGLDVPIVNPSGEFAEAVLKATHGAGVAVILDLLGAKALGENLKAIAKRGRIVEVGLLTGAKGEIDLNALLARRATIIGTTLRARPLEEKIEAARKFAAQVVPWLERGLVKPVLDSTFPLEDVRKAHERVASNEVFGKVVLRV from the coding sequence ATGAAAGCCGTCGTCATCAAGGGGAAGGGGGGGCCGGAGGTCCTGGAGATCGCCGACGTCCCCCGTCCCGAGCCTCGCGGCGAGTCCGTCCTCGTCCGCGTCCACGCCGCGGCGCTCAATCGGGCGGACCTTCTCCAGGCGCGAGGCGTCTATCCAGCGCCTCCCGGCGTTCCCGCCGACATCCCCGGCCTGGAGTTCGCCGGAGTCGTCGAGGCCCTTGGTCCTGACGTTCATGAGCCGATTCAGGTCGGCGACCGAGTCTTTGGCATCGTGGCCGGCGGGGCTCAGGCTGAGTACCTGACGACCCACCCTCGGACGCTCGCGAAGATCCCCGACGCCCTCGATTTCGAGGCCGCCGGCGCGGTCCCCGAAGCGTTCATGACGGCCCACGACGCCCTGACGACCCTGGGCGGCCTCGCCTCCGGCGAGAGCGTGCTCATCCACGCGGCAGGCAGCGGCGTTGGCACCGCCGCCGTCCAGATCGCCCACGCGATGGGCTGCACCGTCCTGGGAACCTCCCGAACGGCCGACAAGCTCGACCGGGCGAAGGATCTGGGCCTAGATGTCCCCATCGTCAACCCCTCCGGCGAGTTCGCCGAGGCCGTCCTGAAGGCCACCCACGGCGCGGGCGTCGCCGTGATCCTGGACCTCCTGGGTGCGAAGGCGCTGGGCGAGAACCTCAAGGCGATCGCCAAACGGGGCCGGATCGTCGAGGTTGGCCTGCTCACCGGCGCTAAGGGGGAGATCGACCTCAACGCGCTGCTGGCTCGCCGGGCCACGATCATCGGCACCACCCTCCGCGCCCGACCGCTGGAGGAGAAAATCGAGGCCGCGCGCAAGTTCGCCGCTCAGGTCGTCCCGTGGCTCGAACGCGGCCTGGTGAAGCCGGTGCTTGATTCAACCTTCCCCCTCGAAGACGTTCGCAAGGCCCACGAGCGAGTGGCGTCGAACGAGGTCTTCGGCAAGGTCGTTCTCCGAGTCTGA